ATCGGTACCGTCCAACCGGCCCCCGTTGGCCACCGCCCCGTACACCTTGGCCAGGCCGCGCGCCGTCGCGACGCCGTTGGCAGCCGGAATCTCGGCGTCCAGGAACGGCGTATCACCCTGCACCAGCGACATCACACCGGGGCAGTACGTGGAGCCGAAGAACCCGGAGAACTCCAGGGCCGCGAACTTGGGCGCCAAGAAGTCGAACACATGGTTGGGCCAGGTGCGCTGCGGGCCGAGGATCTGGGCGGCCCGCGTCGGCGCGCCGACGGGGGGCCTGCCGAGATGGATGCCGTCGGTGTTCAGCGGCTCTGCCAGTTCCCTCCGGAACAACTCACGCATGCCGTGCCCGGTGACGGCACGCACAAGACCCGACATCAACCAGCCGTATGTGAGCGCGTGATAGGCCGATCTGCCGTAGAGCAGACGGTTGACCGGCGTGTCCGCGATACGGGCCTCCATGACGCGGTGATCGAGCAGATCGGCCTTGCTGACCCCGTTGAGCTGGCTCAACCCTGCCCGGTGCTGCATGACCTCACGAACGGTGATGTGAGCCTTGCCCTTCGCCGCGAACTCCGGCCAGTACGCGCTGACCGGGGTGTCGTACTCGATCAGTCCCCGGTCGGCCAACCGGTGGATGACCGTCGAGGCCAGGCCCTTGGTCGCGGAGAACACCATCGCGCCCGTGTCGGCGGTCCAGAACTCGGTGCCTGCGCGGTCGGAGTAGCCCTTCCAGATGTCGACGAGCGGCTGACCGTCCTGGTAGACCGCGAGCGCTCCCCCGCCGAATCGGCGGCCCGGGAACAACCGCGCGAAGGCCCGCACCGTGCAGGCGAAGCTCGGATCCGCCGCGCCTTGTACGCCGTGTGGGAGCGCCACGTCGCGCCCCTGGTTGTGACCGGACACACATCAAACTTACGCGCCACGTCGGCAAATTCTCTATGCGTTACCTATCTGTTAACTATGACGCGGCCAGTAATGTCATTCGATGGGCTTGTCATCGACCTTGAAGTCGATGCTGACCCGGGCATCCGCCCCTCGGCCCTCGATGCCGTCGACCTTCGCGGTGACCCCGATCTTCGTGCCGTCCTTGGCTGTCAGCACACACCGTTGCGTCGCACCGACTTCGCCGACGATTCCGTCCTCGCAGATCACAGACTTGGCTTTCCGCTTCGCGGCGGCTTCGAGTTTCTTCTTGGCAAGCGTCTGCAGCTCGGCCTTGGCGACCGTTGGCTGGCTACCACCCGTCGCCTCGCCACCACACGCGGCGAGCAACAATGCGGCAACCGTCCCGCCGATGGCCACAACAGCACGGGACCTCATATCCGTCATCGGAACTGCTCACTTTCTGGTGCCGGGTACTGCGGGCGGGATCGGGACGGGCAGCTCACCGTGATCACCGGGCGGCGTCGAGGATCTCCTGGGCCGCCAGTGCCGGCGTGAGTTCCCCGATGCGAACACGTTGTTCGACGTCGTCGCGGATCCGGCGGACCTCGGGGTGCGACATCACACGGTCGAGTACGGCGTCACGCACCATCGACCAGGTCCACTCCACCTGCTGCGCCCGCCGCCTGGCCTCGAACTCCCCGGCCTCCTCGAGCACCTTGCGGTGCTTGACGACGGTGTCCCACAGTTCCGGCAGACCGGTTCCCTCGACCGCGCTCATCGTGAGAACGGGTGGGCGCCAAAGTGTTTCGCGGGGGTAGATCAACCGGATCGCTCCGGAGAGCTCACGGGCGGCGGCCTTTGCCTCCACCGCGTGCTCGCCGTCGGCCTTGTTGACGACGATGACGTCGGCGAGCTCGAGCACACCTTTCTTGATGCCCTGCAGCTGATCACCGGTGCGGGCCAGGGTCAGGAACACGAACGTGTCGACCATGCCCGCGACCGTCACCTCGGACTGTCCGACGCCGACCGTCTCGACCAGGATCACGTCGTAGCCCGCCGCTTCGAGCAGCACGATCGTCTCGCGGGTCGCCTTGGCCACGCCGCCGAGCGTGCCCGACGTCGGCGACGGGCGGATGTAGGCGTCGGGGTGCACCGCAAGCCGCGCCATGCGGGTCTTGTCGCCAAGGATCGATCCCCCGGTGCGCGTCGACGACGGGTCGACGGCCAGCACCGCGACGCGGTGCCCCGCCTCGATGAGGTGCATGCCGAGCGCCTCGATCGTGGTGGACTTGCCGACGCCGGGGACACCGGTGATGCCGACGTGCATGGCCGAGCCGGCCTGCGGCATGAGGTCCAGCAACAGCTGCTGGGCCTGCGCCCGATGGTCGGCCCGTGTCGACTCCACCAGCGTGATCGCCCGCGCAAGGGCGGAGCGATCGCCGCCGCGGATGGACTGTGCGAGCTCGTGCACGTCGATGGCCACGGTCTCGCCTAGCTGAGCTGGTAGCCGAGACGCTCCGCCAGCTTCTGCAACAGCCCTATCGCGGCATCGGCGATCACGGTGCCGGGCGGGAAGATCGCCGTCGCGCCCGCGGTGTACAGCTCGTCGAAATCGCCGGGCGGGATCACACCGCCCACGACGATCATGATGTCGGGCCGCCCCACCTCGGCCAGCGCGTCGCGCAGCGCGGGCACCAGTGTGAGGTGTCCCGCGGCCAGCGATGACACACCGACCACGTGTACGTCGTTGTCGGCCGCCTGGCGGGCCACCTCCTCCGGCGTGGAGAACAACGAACCGACGTCGACGTCGAACCCGATGTCGGCGAACGCGGTCGCGATCACCTTCTGCCCCCGGTCGTGCCCGTCCTGGCCCATCTTGGCCACCAGGATGCGCGGTCGCCGGCCGTCGGCCTCGGCGAACTTGTTCACCAGCTCTGTCGCGCTCGCGATGTTGCTGCCCTTTCCGACCTCGTCCCGGTAGACCCCGGAAATGGTACGGATCTCCGCCTGGTGGCGGCCGTAAACCTTCTCCAGGGCATCGGAGATCTCACCGACCGTGGCCTTGGCCCGTGCGGCGTTGATCGCCAGCGCCAGCAGATTGTTGCCCAGCCCGTCGTCACCGGCGGGACCCGATGCCGCTGCGGCGCGGGTCAGCTCGTCGAGGGCGGATTGTGTCGCGCGCTCATCCCTTTCCGCACGTAGCTGCTGCAGCTTGGCGATCTGCTCGGCCCGCACGCGGCTGTTCTCGACCTTGAGGACCTCGATCTCGGTGTCCTCGTCGACCTGGTATTTGTTGACGCCGATCACCGGCTGCGCGCCGGAGTCGATGCGCGCCTGGGTGCGCGCGGCTGCCTCCTCGATGCGCAGCTTCGGGATGCCCTCGCTGATGGCCTGCGCCATGCCGCCGTGCTCGGCGACCTCCTTGATGTGGGCGCGGGCGCGTTCGGCGAGTTGATGCGTGAGCCACTCCACGTAGTACGAACCGCCCCACGGGTCGATGGGGCGCGTCGTGCCCGACTCCTGCTGCAGCAGCAGCTGCGTGTTGCGGGCGATGCGCGCCGAGAAGTCCGTGGGCAGTGCCAGCGCCTCGTCGAGGGCGTTGGTGTGCAACGACTGCGTGTGGCCCTGCGTCGCGGCCATCGCCTCGATGCAGGTGCGGGCTACGTTGTTGAACACATCCTGCGCCGTCAGCGACCACCCCGAGGTCTGCGAATGCGTACGCAGCGACAGCGATTTGTCGCTCTTCGGCTCGAACTGGGCGACCAACTCGCTCCACAGCAGGCGACCGGCCCGCAGCTTGGCCACCTCCATGAAGAAGTTCATGCCGATGCCCCAGAAGAACGACAGGCGCGGCGCGAACTTGTCGATGTCGAGTCCCGCGTCGAGACCGGCCTTGATGTACTCGACGCCGTCGGCGAGCGTGTAGGCGAGCTCGAGATCGGCCGTGGCCCCGGCTTCCTGGATGTGGTAGCCAGAGATCGAGATCGAGTTGAACTTCGGCATCTTCGCGCTGGTGTAGGCGAAGATGTCCGAGATGATCCGCATCGACTCCTTTGGCGGGTAGATGTAGGTGTTGCGGACCATGAACTCTTTGAGGATGTCGTTCTGGATGGTCCCGGCCAGCTTCTCCGGCGGTACGCCCTGCTCCTCGGCGGTGACGACATACAGCGCGAGGACCGGCAGCACCGCACCGTTCATCGTCATCGACACCGACACGCTCGACAGGTCGATGCCGTCGAACAGCTGGCGCATGTCGAGAATGGAATCAATTGCCACCCCGGCCATTCCGACGTCACCGGCCACGCGCGGATGATCCGAGTCGTAGCCGCGGTGGGTGGCGAGGTCGAACGCGACCGAGAGGCCCTTCTGTCCCGCGGCGAGATTGCGGCGGTAGAACGCGTTGGATTCGGCGGCCGTGGAGAACCCGGCGTACTGGCGGATGGTCCACGGCTGGTTGACGTACATCGTCGGGTAGGGCCCGCGGATGAACGGCGGTGCACCCGGGAAGCTGTCCAGGGGGTACCCGGCCTTGACGGCCTGCTCGCGGTCTTCGGCGATGTACACCGGCTTGACGTCGATGCCCTCGGGCGTGGTCCAGGTCAGCTGGTCGGGCGAGTAGCCGTGCGCCGCGGCCGCCGCGTTCACCTGGGCGTCGACCGCCTCTGGCGTCGGCGGCGTCCCGGTCGTCGACCCCGCCAGCGGCACGTCGGCGAAGCTGCGGATTTCTGATCCGGTTGTTGCGGTCATATCAGGCCCCCAGTCCGGTGAGCAGGTTCGACAGGACTTCCACGGCGTTGATCTTCGCGGTGAGGAACCCGTCGGGTTTCGAATCGGCTTCCGCCACCGCCTTTTCCGGGCCGGCCAGCAGCACGTTTCGCACACCGGCCGCGCGGGCGGCGGCGACGGCGGCCGAGGCGTCGGTGCCGTAGCGCGCATCGGTGCCGCACAGCACCGCGACCGTGGGCGAACCGGCGTCGCTGACCGCGGCCGCGATGCCCGACGCGTCGACGGTGCCGGGGTTGATCGCCTCGATTCCGCCGGATGCCAACAGGTTCGACGCGAACGTGGCGCGGATGTTGTGCTCGGCCAACGGGCCGAGCGGCAGCAGCAGGACGCGCGGCCTCACACCGTTGGCGGCCAGGAACGCATCGGAGCGGTCCCGCAGGGCCTCGAAGCCCGCCGCGTACCTCTCGATCGATGCGAGCGCCGAATCCGCCTGCGGCAGCGGTTGTTCGGCGAGGTTCGGAAATTCGTTGACACCAGTGATCGCGGTCCGCCGGTAAGCGATGTCGTCGGCGCGGCGAGCCGCCACCTCGGCGATCTGCTCGGCGATGTGGTCGCGTGCGGCGGCGAACCCGCCGCGGGCCTCGATGTCCTGGAATTGCGCCCAGGCCCGCTCCGCGAGCTGCGCGGTGAGATCCTCGACGAACCACGAGCCGCCGGCCGGATCCAGGACCTGCCCGATGTGCGACTCCTCGAGGAGCAGAAGCTGCGTGTTGCGCGCGATGCGGCGGGAGAAGGTGGCCGACGTTCCGGGGAACCCGTTGGGGATCGCCACGTCGAACGGCAGCACCTGGACGGTGTCGGCGCCACCCACCCCGGCAGAGAACGCGGCCAGTGTCGTGCGCAGCATGTTCACCCACGGATCGCGTTGCGTCATCATCGGCAGCGACGTGACGGCGTGCACGGTCGCCGCGCCGGCGGCGGCATCCCCGACCACCTCGGCGACCCGGGCCCACAGCTGCCGGGCGGCACGGAGCTTGCCGATGGTGATGAACTGATCGTCGTCGGCCGCGTAGCGGAAGCTGATCTGACGCAAGGCATCCGGCACCGCAAGTCCGCCGTCGACCAGGATGCGCAGGTACTCGACCGCCGCGGCGACCGACGCCGCGAGCTCCCACGTGGCGTTCGCACCCTTGTTGTGGAAGGCCGGACCGTCCACCGTGACGGTCCGCACATGACCGGTGTGCTCACCGAACTTCTCGGCGACCGCCAGCAAGTCGGCATCCGCGGCCGCGACCCGCCCCGACAGCGGCGCGGTCAACGGGTCGGCGCCGAAGTCGATCGACAGCCGGGACCGCTGTTCGGCGTCGAGACCGGCCACGAGAGCGGACACCGCATCCGCCGTGGCGACCAGATCGGCCCCGGTGTTCTCGAAGATCACCGGCACCAGGTCGAGGAAGACCCCGTCGAACAGTTGGCGCAGATCGGCGGGAGCCACACCGCCGTCGCCGATCTTGATCGCGAGCGCACTGGCGCCTTCGGTGAGCGCCAGCAGCACCGCACCGTTGTCGACCTTGACATCACCATCGGCACCGAACGCCGGGAAACCCTCGACGACCTTCCAGCCCGATTTGACGTCACGCAGCGCGTCGCCGCCGCGGACGAACGGCCACTGCCCCGGCAGGGCCGGCTCGTCGACTGCGTCGAGACGCGTGTACAAGGGCCGGACGGCGAAGCCCTCGTAGGTCTGCGAATCCAGTTGGCGTTCCGGTTCCGGCCCGAGTTCTGCCGGATCCCGCCGGCTGCTCTTCGCCAGCACACCGGCCACCGCCGTTCGCCACTTGTTGCGATCCTCTTCGATCGCACTGGACCCCTGTAAAGACACCCGCATCTCCTGTTGTCGCAGCGTGTGACCTACCCGCTTGCCCATCAGGCTAAATGATCGTCCTCACGCCGCCGACCGCCGGGCAGCCGACTTTTCGGTGCCCCGCAGCCTCGCCGAAAGAATGTCGTCGCCTTGGCCCCGTAGTCTGGATAACCGTGAAAGCCGTCGTCAGCACCCTCCGCAGCATCCGTGGTGCGGTACTGGCGACGGCCGCGACCCTCTCGACACGACGCATCGTGGCGATTCTGAGCGGGATTGTGATTCTTGTCGCAGTGGCGTTGCTGGTTCCCCTTCCGACGGCGATGCAACTACGCGACTGGGCGACGTCGGTGGGGCCGTGGTTCCCACTGGCCTTTCTCGGCGCACACATCGTGGTGACGGTGTTCCCCTTTCCCCGCACGGCATTCACGCTCGCCGCGGGTCTGTTGTTCGGCCCGGCCCTCGGCGTCGCGATCGCCGTGGGTGCCAGTGCCGTCAGTGCGGTTCTGGCGCTGTTGCTCATCCGCGCCGCGGGCTGGCAGTTGAGCCGGCTGGTGTCGCATCCGCGCATCGACAAACTCGACGCGCGCCTTCGCCAACGGGGCTGGCCGGTGATCCTGTCGACCCGGCTGATCCCGGCCGTGCCGTTCTCGGTACTGAACTACGCGGCGGGCGCATCCGCTGTGCGGGTCCTTCCGTACACCCTCGCAACCCTGGCGGGCCTGCTTCCCGGGACCGCGGCCGTGGTGATCCTCGGCGACGCCCTGACCGGCAACGTCAGCCCACTGCTGTTCGTGGTGTCGGCGTGCACCGCAGCACTGGGCGTCGCGGGCCTGGTTTTCGAGATCCGCAGTCACCGCCGCGAACAGGGCAACGCACCGGGCGCCGCCGCCGACACCGCCGCCACCAGCATCTGAAGGTTCACGCGTTCGCGCGCGGACCCTTCACCGTCAGCGCCGCGTACGTCGCGGCGAACCCCGCCGCGGGGATCGCGTTCACGGGTTTGTCGTGTGCCCGCACGTGCGCGCCGACCGCCAGCACGAAATACAGCGTCAACATCGCGGTGGTGAGCCGGCCCAACACCGGGTAGCGCCCCGCTGCGAGCAGCCCGACGGCCGATGCGGCCTTGATCGGCGGGAAGATCCACCGGATGCGGTGCGGGACACCGAGATCGTCGAAAGCCTTCACGACCGGCGGGGCCTTGAACGCGCACGCCGCGGCGTCACCCGCCTGGATCAGCGCGAGGACACCGAAGACCTTGGGAAGCGTCATGTCCTCACGCTAATCGCCGGATGCGGCGCGTCAACCCCTACTGATTCGGCTCGGCGCGGTGCGCGCCGCCTGCCCACTCCTGTGTCGGTGGCACGCCTATGGCCGGGTTCGGGTTGGCTCCGCCGAGCGGTGGTGTCACGGGCGCGGACCCGAGTGTCGGCGTGCTGGTGCGGGCTTCGGCCTCGGCCTTCGCCACGGCGCGGGCGATCTCGGGATCGGTCTCGGTGTTGAACCAGTCGGCGACCTCGTCGCTGTCGTCCTCGGGTGTCGACGGGGCATCGTCCACCGGCGACGGGGTGTACCGGAACACGCCGTCCTCGCCCGGCGCGCCGAGCATCTTGGTGAATCCCTGCAACGCCGAACCGAAGTCGGACGGCACGATCCACACCTTGTTGGCCTCGCCTTTGGCCATCTGCGGCAGGGTCTGCAGGTACTGGTAGGCCAGCAGTTCCGGTGTGGGACGTCCGGACTTGATCGCGGCGAAGGTCTTCTCGATGGCCTTGGCCTGGCCTTGCGCCTGCAGATAGGCCGCGGCACGTTCACCCTGAGCCCGCAGCATGCGCGACTGGCGGTCGGCCTCGGCGGCCAGGATCGCGGCCTGTTTGGCACCCTCCGCGGCCAGGATCTGCGCCTGCTTCTGACCTTCGGCCTGCTTGATGGCGGCCTCGCGGGAACCCTCTGCGGTGAGGATCATCGCGCGCTTCTCGCGGTCGGCCCGCATCTGCTTTTCCATCGAATCCTGAATGCTGGGCGGCGGATCGATGCTGCGCAGTTCGACGCGGGCCACCCGCAGTCCCCATCGGCCGGTGGCCTCGTCGAGCACGCCGCGCAGCGCCGTGTTGATCTGGTCGCGCGAGGTGAGGGTCTGCTCGAGCGTCATTCCACCGACAAGGTTGCGCAGCGTCGTGGTGGTCAACTGCTCGACGCCGACGATGTAGTTGCTGATCTGGTACACCGCGGCCTGCGGATTGGTGACCTGGAAGTAGACCACCGTGTCGATCTGCACGGTCAGGTTGTCTTCGGTGATCACCGGCTGCGGCGGGAACGACACCACGCGCTCGCGCAGGTCGACG
This genomic window from Mycolicibacterium goodii contains:
- the scpA gene encoding methylmalonyl-CoA mutase is translated as MTATTGSEIRSFADVPLAGSTTGTPPTPEAVDAQVNAAAAAHGYSPDQLTWTTPEGIDVKPVYIAEDREQAVKAGYPLDSFPGAPPFIRGPYPTMYVNQPWTIRQYAGFSTAAESNAFYRRNLAAGQKGLSVAFDLATHRGYDSDHPRVAGDVGMAGVAIDSILDMRQLFDGIDLSSVSVSMTMNGAVLPVLALYVVTAEEQGVPPEKLAGTIQNDILKEFMVRNTYIYPPKESMRIISDIFAYTSAKMPKFNSISISGYHIQEAGATADLELAYTLADGVEYIKAGLDAGLDIDKFAPRLSFFWGIGMNFFMEVAKLRAGRLLWSELVAQFEPKSDKSLSLRTHSQTSGWSLTAQDVFNNVARTCIEAMAATQGHTQSLHTNALDEALALPTDFSARIARNTQLLLQQESGTTRPIDPWGGSYYVEWLTHQLAERARAHIKEVAEHGGMAQAISEGIPKLRIEEAAARTQARIDSGAQPVIGVNKYQVDEDTEIEVLKVENSRVRAEQIAKLQQLRAERDERATQSALDELTRAAAASGPAGDDGLGNNLLALAINAARAKATVGEISDALEKVYGRHQAEIRTISGVYRDEVGKGSNIASATELVNKFAEADGRRPRILVAKMGQDGHDRGQKVIATAFADIGFDVDVGSLFSTPEEVARQAADNDVHVVGVSSLAAGHLTLVPALRDALAEVGRPDIMIVVGGVIPPGDFDELYTAGATAIFPPGTVIADAAIGLLQKLAERLGYQLS
- a CDS encoding DUF4333 domain-containing protein, giving the protein MAIGGTVAALLLAACGGEATGGSQPTVAKAELQTLAKKKLEAAAKRKAKSVICEDGIVGEVGATQRCVLTAKDGTKIGVTAKVDGIEGRGADARVSIDFKVDDKPIE
- the mutA gene encoding methylmalonyl-CoA mutase small subunit, which translates into the protein MRVSLQGSSAIEEDRNKWRTAVAGVLAKSSRRDPAELGPEPERQLDSQTYEGFAVRPLYTRLDAVDEPALPGQWPFVRGGDALRDVKSGWKVVEGFPAFGADGDVKVDNGAVLLALTEGASALAIKIGDGGVAPADLRQLFDGVFLDLVPVIFENTGADLVATADAVSALVAGLDAEQRSRLSIDFGADPLTAPLSGRVAAADADLLAVAEKFGEHTGHVRTVTVDGPAFHNKGANATWELAASVAAAVEYLRILVDGGLAVPDALRQISFRYAADDDQFITIGKLRAARQLWARVAEVVGDAAAGAATVHAVTSLPMMTQRDPWVNMLRTTLAAFSAGVGGADTVQVLPFDVAIPNGFPGTSATFSRRIARNTQLLLLEESHIGQVLDPAGGSWFVEDLTAQLAERAWAQFQDIEARGGFAAARDHIAEQIAEVAARRADDIAYRRTAITGVNEFPNLAEQPLPQADSALASIERYAAGFEALRDRSDAFLAANGVRPRVLLLPLGPLAEHNIRATFASNLLASGGIEAINPGTVDASGIAAAVSDAGSPTVAVLCGTDARYGTDASAAVAAARAAGVRNVLLAGPEKAVAEADSKPDGFLTAKINAVEVLSNLLTGLGA
- the meaB gene encoding methylmalonyl Co-A mutase-associated GTPase MeaB; this translates as MAIDVHELAQSIRGGDRSALARAITLVESTRADHRAQAQQLLLDLMPQAGSAMHVGITGVPGVGKSTTIEALGMHLIEAGHRVAVLAVDPSSTRTGGSILGDKTRMARLAVHPDAYIRPSPTSGTLGGVAKATRETIVLLEAAGYDVILVETVGVGQSEVTVAGMVDTFVFLTLARTGDQLQGIKKGVLELADVIVVNKADGEHAVEAKAAARELSGAIRLIYPRETLWRPPVLTMSAVEGTGLPELWDTVVKHRKVLEEAGEFEARRRAQQVEWTWSMVRDAVLDRVMSHPEVRRIRDDVEQRVRIGELTPALAAQEILDAAR
- a CDS encoding DoxX family protein, with protein sequence MTLPKVFGVLALIQAGDAAACAFKAPPVVKAFDDLGVPHRIRWIFPPIKAASAVGLLAAGRYPVLGRLTTAMLTLYFVLAVGAHVRAHDKPVNAIPAAGFAATYAALTVKGPRANA
- a CDS encoding SPFH domain-containing protein, with the protein product MEGAVAGLVLLVVLVVFAIIVVAKSVALIPQAEAAVIERLGRYSKTVSGQLTLLVPFIDKIRARVDLRERVVSFPPQPVITEDNLTVQIDTVVYFQVTNPQAAVYQISNYIVGVEQLTTTTLRNLVGGMTLEQTLTSRDQINTALRGVLDEATGRWGLRVARVELRSIDPPPSIQDSMEKQMRADREKRAMILTAEGSREAAIKQAEGQKQAQILAAEGAKQAAILAAEADRQSRMLRAQGERAAAYLQAQGQAKAIEKTFAAIKSGRPTPELLAYQYLQTLPQMAKGEANKVWIVPSDFGSALQGFTKMLGAPGEDGVFRYTPSPVDDAPSTPEDDSDEVADWFNTETDPEIARAVAKAEAEARTSTPTLGSAPVTPPLGGANPNPAIGVPPTQEWAGGAHRAEPNQ
- a CDS encoding TVP38/TMEM64 family protein yields the protein MKAVVSTLRSIRGAVLATAATLSTRRIVAILSGIVILVAVALLVPLPTAMQLRDWATSVGPWFPLAFLGAHIVVTVFPFPRTAFTLAAGLLFGPALGVAIAVGASAVSAVLALLLIRAAGWQLSRLVSHPRIDKLDARLRQRGWPVILSTRLIPAVPFSVLNYAAGASAVRVLPYTLATLAGLLPGTAAVVILGDALTGNVSPLLFVVSACTAALGVAGLVFEIRSHRREQGNAPGAAADTAATSI
- a CDS encoding serine hydrolase domain-containing protein codes for the protein MSGHNQGRDVALPHGVQGAADPSFACTVRAFARLFPGRRFGGGALAVYQDGQPLVDIWKGYSDRAGTEFWTADTGAMVFSATKGLASTVIHRLADRGLIEYDTPVSAYWPEFAAKGKAHITVREVMQHRAGLSQLNGVSKADLLDHRVMEARIADTPVNRLLYGRSAYHALTYGWLMSGLVRAVTGHGMRELFRRELAEPLNTDGIHLGRPPVGAPTRAAQILGPQRTWPNHVFDFLAPKFAALEFSGFFGSTYCPGVMSLVQGDTPFLDAEIPAANGVATARGLAKVYGAVANGGRLDGTDFLSASTVAGLTGRRSLIPDRNIGVPLAFHLGYHSVPFGVMAGFGHVGLGGSVGWADPASGLAVGFVHNRLLTPMVFDMGAFVGLGALIRNDVARARKRGFQPVPDLGAAPYEFSKPVAG